The following are encoded together in the Acidobacteriota bacterium genome:
- a CDS encoding Crp/Fnr family transcriptional regulator yields the protein MCRECLHDAALAARCNERRAELVRGQYLFSGLSDRQLEAVFGAMNAVDVEAEQWLYLQNEPAECFFLVEEGEVALLRHSSDGDEVIVAIVGPGETFADEVLFLEEPRHSVSCRALTPACVISFDRRQFSGLLDSSPQLARKVMATLHRRNQMLLDELEQKTLHSATERLVSFLASEAQGDLCSQRISLSYPKKVLASRLSIKPETLSRILAKLRECSLVEMDGSDIVLNQSTVQREGLSCESCCRRFWGCPGARARAEQAASATPRASGRSPLPVLSSPKA from the coding sequence ATGTGCCGGGAGTGCCTCCATGACGCCGCCTTGGCGGCCCGCTGCAATGAACGCCGTGCCGAGTTGGTGCGCGGGCAGTATTTGTTCTCCGGGTTGAGCGATCGCCAGCTGGAGGCCGTCTTCGGTGCCATGAACGCCGTCGACGTTGAGGCGGAGCAATGGCTTTACCTGCAGAATGAACCGGCGGAGTGTTTCTTCCTGGTAGAAGAAGGCGAGGTGGCGCTGCTTCGCCACTCTTCCGACGGGGACGAGGTCATCGTGGCCATCGTCGGTCCCGGGGAGACCTTCGCTGACGAGGTCCTCTTCCTCGAGGAGCCGCGCCATTCGGTGAGCTGCCGCGCCCTCACCCCGGCCTGCGTCATCAGCTTCGACCGGCGCCAGTTCAGTGGGCTTCTGGACAGCTCGCCGCAGCTGGCTAGGAAGGTGATGGCTACCCTGCACCGCCGCAACCAGATGCTCCTGGACGAGCTGGAGCAGAAGACTCTGCACTCCGCCACCGAGCGTCTGGTGAGTTTCTTGGCCAGCGAGGCCCAAGGGGATCTTTGCTCCCAGCGGATCTCTCTCTCGTACCCGAAGAAGGTTCTGGCCTCCCGTCTCTCCATCAAGCCCGAGACCCTCTCCCGGATCCTCGCCAAGCTGCGGGAGTGCAGCCTGGTAGAAATGGACGGCAGCGATATCGTTCTCAATCAGTCCACCGTTCAGCGGGAGGGGCTGTCCTGCGAGAGCTGTTGCCGGCGCTTCTGGGGCTGCCCCGGGGCTCGGGCGCGGGCGGAGCAGGCGGCGTCGGCCACCCCTCGCGCCTCGGGTCGTTCTCCGCTGCCGGTGTTGAGCTCCCCCAAGGCCTGA